cttatttatcgttgccataagcgccccgtccaaattgtgacaattagttccgtcacgttcttccggcacgtctgtgagctcgaccactgataaggtcgcgtgttctttgctgaccgaagctaatttcaaaccattgggtagtgtcacgggctcagaggaacagtttacagtccataggccagttcgtccaCCATCAATCGACacatcaatcgacaccacacaatggggaaccaacacattcttcttcacgcagtttatgtgcattggttctacgctcgcatcgaagctgtcagaatccgcgccgcgacaaacaacaggaacacgtacggtagacaacgcaggtatgaacgtaacgccacagacacacagcgtagtttggtcattcgctggagtttccagaagctctgaaggcatctggccactcacaaagactttccccgtgcgacagtctacagtggcaccacattctcgcaagaagtccatgccgagaattacatcatgtgtcgaccgaggaataatcgcaaactctgtcgttatcataaggcctcccaaaaatacctcagcactacacaTACCAATAGGGCacaatggctctccactcactccacagaacgtcgaagtttcatcccaggtaaaaacaactttccgccctaacacgtctaACACAGGTgcaaatcgttgcacctgtgtccaccaaggccatcacaggcacatgatccaccaaaacacgcactttgtttctaaacatacacacaggaggtatttctctcagtagcacgtttccagcgacctcacccccataggccgcgctggctagttttccggtggcgaagagggcgctttgcgacgcagcggtgaaggagaacgatgagcacgaggtcgcggtgggggcgttaaactcctgtcagatgctgGGGAGTGGTCGCGAAAGTTGCTGGgtcaatagttgtcatcaggtggtgtcacggacggccatttttggcgacaccgcgtcacggcaattaacgggtgccgtactccccgactgaccgtgagaaacggcggcgcatgaaagggagccgagaagtgcaaaatggggtgctcttcttagaacgtcgccgccgacggttagtCCTTTTGTAACTATgacggcgtctgcaaggtcgtagagggccgcggtataccccgaacaaggattagactacgagacacaccggctgagagccaaacgtttgaccgttcccacggggaaaagcgtgggaaacgctctggtggccgagccgtatgacaacaacccaacaggttgtcactctcgctagttgcgggccctctcccaattaaaaaggggtggggtcaaaatatttttggggcggagtttccatcaatgaaacgcgcatgatttgacccatgtagaggtctcttgtccccaagaagagagcgaggagacacgagggggatttcagcgcaggattttgccctgctaggcagactagtcgctgaccaagatggtgtagaaacagatcaacaagcatctcttctagaagtttttagtgtggctctgtatcggctggccacctaaacttagccattcgtctagttgtgacgcgatattaacgtctgcaacgtagacatcgggacttcgcctcgagttagctcaacctgctcgaagtcacctgcaagcactagcctcccggagccaccagcgttgcaacaccgccgacatcgcagttgcgccagaactctcttcgacttctcgcatccgatcgtcggggacacaacgctgccggtcatcacacgtatgccttcacctgtttatatcttcgaactttctcctccgtcgttctattcttgttagtttgtgtagtttgtaatacttctctctcgtaagctgatttattgtttctgttatatatttctttagttgtatcaagtgtcgatgtattttgttagttgtattgaagtgttgtattagatcccgtgtgctgcaatatcactagagtaaagttgttttgttatctcacgtctctgatctcttcactgtctctgcttgcgtagggaacgaaccaacctgctgtcattcccgtcgccgacttcgcgctggcgacgctagagtggcagcttgtaacaggtggtatgtgggccggccgccagACACCATGAGgttgttcgaagggtcgtgaaaagtcggatggttggtgataccgaggagtcacccgacggttgcaaaatcgcgatatgtggcctggcacaccgcaggaacagcacaccggccgaggtcgaaacgtcggtcgctcgtcgatgaatagagcgtcatcatttgctcttgtgtgacgtATGTACTGGTCGGGTGCATCGTACCGAggcgtcgggtgtcgaggaggcatgcgctgagagcgtcggtcatactgcgacgcgggaaatctggttgtcatccttgattgtggggctgggctgtactccacagttgccgcgctcatcgtgggttgccatggggtcaaaggaggcacactCATAgactcacgtggcagacacaactcgcgatggtcagctgtcgaacacgacatttctcggtgggaaagttcctcacgaacaatctgtcgaatggtagaaaaaaggtcgaggccaggattcgtgtccacactggcaacagttgtaacgttagccagccgaccaaacttgggcgcaattcgacgcatcttgagcgtttcaaaggTTCGGCAAttctgaatgacgtcggacacaaaACTGAGGCTTTCtcttccaattagaaaattatgcacgtcctcagcaatccccttaagcagatgcccaactttgtcctcttccgacatggtggcacagaccaccttgcacagccttaacacttcttctatgtaagtggtgcatgtctcacctggtagctgtgcccgttgcaacagtgtttgctcagcccgcttctttctagcagcCGAGTGGCCGAAACACGCCccgagctcttcaacaaaaaaatCCCATTGTGATTCCCAATGATCAAAATCCCAATGATCAAAGTGTTTACCTCGCCGCTCCCGCAGCTCATGCTGAGGTTGAACCACAGGTGAGAAAAAATAACGCGCTACGATTTCGGCCCAAGAGGAAGGTACAGCCCCGTTTTCTCCTTTCGCTTCACCTTGTAGAGTGGCAATGGCAACGGCACGGTCACTGCGGCCACTGTCACGTATATCTCATTCATTTGCGTTCTTTGTGTTGCTTTCCAAAACGAACACTGACACGCACATCCGTCGCTGCAGCATTCGCAAACCCTCGTTTATTACCCTATAGTTCTGTTACTTTACAGTCTGCATCATTTCTTCCTAAAATGCAGATTGTTTACCAATCAATAAAAAAGAGTTATGGATGAGCCACTGTGAATAATTGgactaaatttatcccttccggtggttGTTTCCTTTGGGATTACAGCACTGGGCTTTAGCCGCAGAAGCATTCGCAATGCCATACGGCATTTACTACGTGAGATGAAATCAATTGAATGCTAAGGTTATCTGTATCAAGCTTATTCTTCAACATTAGTCTTTCTTTCGTGAATTAAGCCAATTATTTACTTCAAAAACAATCTACTGCTAAATAGCCTGAAATTATAAACTAATTCACTAAATAACAAGGCACCACCCATTTTATGACCGATCTCCCGTAATGGATTGCGGCAGTTTATTAAGAGTCAACCAATTAACCAATGTCGTAGTTTGATCTTACTCAGTGCACTGCAGGGTGGCCCGTTGTGTTTACGGCAGTATGCTGCATAACTCAGTTTGCTCCTTAACTGATGGCCCTATCAATTCAGAAAAGCACTAATTGAGGTTGTATTCCCAGAAATTGTGAAGGGTAGATGACAAGTTAATATTTATTAAGGTCCATCAATATGTTCCACCAGCCTTGAGCTTAATTAAAATGCCTTGCATGCGTCGTTCCTTTTCTCAGCAGCTCTATGGCAGCAAGAACATCGTGCAATATCATTGCACCTGCAGACTGCCTCCGATCGATTCCAGCACACAGCGGCAGAGTGCTAGATGGCAGAGGGAGCGGGAACCAAACACTTTTCACATCGCACACCCTTGATCCACTTATTTTGCGGCCTAAAAAAGCAGGGACGAATCGAGAGACCGTAAAATGTTCTTCCCACAGGTCACGACGTGTACCTGTTGGTACGATAGACTACACAGCAGTTCATCATTTTGATAAACTATGTGCTAGCATGCGTTGGGAGAGTGATTCTGCTTGGCCTTTTAGCAACTGTCTGCTCAGGCTGCTGCATGGCAGCGTGCCAGTCGCAGTGCacaaagtgtatacttaagccaAAAGATATGCTTTCTTCATAAAGCACTCGCCTAAAAAACAGCAGAGGAGCATGGAAATGCCATAATTACAATGATttattgatcgatttgtggggctTGACTTGGCTAATTTAATGTCACAATGAAAAGCTTCAGATTAGTTTTGATTAACTGGATTTCTTTAGTGAGGCACCTAAACCTAAAACCTTGCAATTAATCCTTAATCGATATTGAGCCCACATTTCCAAGCTGTAAATGAGACAACCACACGTCCACTGAGAGTCTGCCTCAAAACTTCATTTATATAGAAGAAAGCGTAGGTTAAAATTTCTAAAAGTTTCCATGTCAGGACCCACTTGCCAATTGAACAGTACAACATTGGAAACTTCGTAGTACTATTTCCTAGCATTTTGGTCATTTTTGCTCAGCAGGTTAGATAGCTAGAACTAAGGAGAAGCTGTCAAAGTGCACGATGATAATGCCACAGTGTGCTGGTTTGTGACTTTCAAAGTGCTATGTGCTACTCAttctaggttcttttttttttcctttccgttTCGTTTTACTTCAAAGTAAAAAAGTACTATTTCAAATAGTATAATGGCTGCTTGCCATAAAATGGTGGAGCATGAGCGATTTTCAATCTAACAAGGTCACGAATAcaacgtaaagaaaaaaaatgaacagttTAGATCAAATGCAAGAATAAGTGGTGAAGTAAGTGATCGATTTATGGCCTTTGTAAATATAGTCTCTTAATCACAAAGGTGTTAGAACAACAAAAAACAATACTTACTCTCCGTTTTGCTTTCATCTCGAGGATGGGCATCATCGAGGCTTCTGAAATGAAGACCAGGATAAGGTAACAGGGCTCACGTGAAACAAAGAGCCGACAAGTCTTGGTTACTATACCTGTCAAGGGTGCCATTTTTGTTATGTTTTGAGGATAATTCGTCAGTGCTTGAGGTACTTGTCCCTGGCGAGATAGAAAATTGTGAAAACACGATTAGGTACGTAAACACTGCAACAAGTGCACCAGAACTGATCTGGTCACAACTGCGCATTCTGCAATACCCCATTCGGATTATGCAAATATAAAATCACGATTGCAAGTTGAAATAGCGGAGCCTAGAGCATGAAAGCTTGTAACAACAAACCCACAAAATCTTGTGAAACTGAACATATGGGTGTAATATCCTGAAAAAAGAAGGATTAAATAAATAATATGGCCACGAGTCATGAAAAAATAATACAGCCACAATGATTCTGTAAATGAACTTTCGCATTGCAATGGATTTTGAACACTTCAGGTGAGATGTAAAATATCCCGACTCAAGTTTCTCTATTCCTTAGTCAATTGCAAATTTTTTATACATACTAGACCTCACATAAATGTttccaagacaaaaaaaaaaaaagctgacattcCCACTTACTCATATCCCCCTTTATGTTGCCCATACTGAACTCCATTCTTCTTTGTTCGAACCATTGAAGAATGGAACTCGATACCTTTTCATCATTTGGACTCACCCGAATCAATACAGCATTGCATCCTACCTTTTTTTGTAATCAGCATTGATCTGCTGTTGTTTGTTTCCCTGACTTTGTTTAAGATTTTAAATTATGCCGTGGACATGTATTTATGTTGTACTTTGCCCCTCCTACTTGAGCCACATGGCCTTCAGTGtgataataataaataaaatcaacTAATGCTACATTCGCTGTGCCACCTTTTAGAGCTCAGTAAAGACTTCACGCTGACCACTTTCAGGATGAAAACTATGCAGGTCCAGTTCGCATGTTGAGATCACTGCGAAGAAGTAGCTTAAATGCTATAAACTGCATTTGACAGCCGTCATTATCATCTATGCAAGCAACATGCAAGTACACATGGTTGAGCAAGTTTGAATGGTTTAGCTTTTCCCGGGTGATGTTGGGTAAAGAACTTGCCTTGAGACTGGTCCCTCATTGCTTCGCATCCCCAAtgctgaaaacaaaagaaaaagaaaacaaatgagtGCATCAAAATTCGCATAGCCATGAATATTCGCCGCTGCAAAGCACTTCCACACGTTTCACCAGTTAGCCATAGCCACAAATGCACGAGACAGGTGTGTCTGTCTGCGTTCGAAGCTCAACTGAGAGATCATCGGATGAGTTATTCGAGTATTGCCGGCAATTTGTGTTTTTGCCCACTTTAATTTCTTCTTATAtcaaaataaatacaaataacatcccctacactttccttggcaagACTGGCGGGTAGTTCTCACCCATTTCTAGCGCGTTCTTAAGAAAACTAAGGCTACACGTTCAGAAACACTACCTATCATGAATCGCCTGTGCCTGCATATCGTCTCCTCAGAGGTTCAGGCCGAGTTTATATAAGTCGTAGAGCAGCAGGACCCTTTGCAAACGATCGAGTCGATTGAAATCGCTCTTCATAGGCAGATGTAGATCCTAAAGTTCTGGTTCATCCTGGGGGATGGGCCAATCATCGGGTAgctcagaaaagaaaaatacacacttaaATCTTGGCGAAGGGAATAATTTCTCGTTTTGTACAACAAAAATAGCACGCACACTTCTTTCTTACACGGTCTGTCTCTCTGCCCATGCATTGCACCCACTACTACGGGTGGCTATATATCCAAGCGCTCAGAAAACTGTATCGTTTCACGGACGATTCTTTTCATCTTCTGGACCACTGTCCATAATGAAGTAACGGCTAAGGGCCAAGAAATAGAGCGGCGGCACGTCGGCCGTACAGTACAATCAATGGAGGAAGAGACTATTCACAAACCACTTCATTTCCTTGGAGAACTGCTACAGAAAGGTGCGGCGAGTGCACGAGAACTAACCACAATATCGATATCATAACAAATAAACATCGTTTTTATACCCAAGCACGAACATGCTATGAAATTGTAGGTAATGATACTCACGGCCGCGCGTTGCTTTTTTGACACAGCGGCACTACACAATCTACACAATATCAAAGAATGTCTACAGCCTTATAAAATTAATTAGAAGGACAGATGTATGTAAAGCTCGTTGCAACGCTCGGAAACTTTTGTTCGAACTGGGCGTTATGCACGTTGTACCAGACGATTCCCGCCAAGCCAGTTATTGGCTTATCCAATGAGAAGCCGGAATATAGTTTCAGAAAAGCTTAGTCGAACTACACATCTTTACACCAATCAAAGCGTCAAATTGTAGCCATTGGCAGCCAAATTTAAGCCTAGCCAAGTGATATAATTGGTGGCTGAAGTTTATGACTGGAGTGACATTTGTGAAGTAAAATGAACTAAATGTTTTTTATGGGTTTTAACTACCCATCTATATAAATGCATCTAGAAGCGTAAAGTGAACAGTCAACGTGCCTGTAATTGTCTGTAGCAGTTGTAGTACCTCAGGCGACTGCAGCGCTAggaggatatatataaaaaaattgctatATCCTCCTAGCTGCAGCGCTACTGACATAAAATAAAAGGGGGCAGTAGATGCGCTTACTTCTTGCATAACCTGAGTATTTGTGAATTGTAATCGGCCTCGTACACGGAGGAAAGAaacttttcttcctccgtgcccTCTTAGGTGTTCTGTAGCGTAGCCTCCTAGATTCTCTTGCCTGCCGAATGAGCGCGGAAAGCCCGTTATCTATAACGACGCTGCCTACGTAGAaataagggtctttgtacttggcctttgagattggcaattttgacgtttgctactaattttagAGGCAATGCCTTGTATTGAAGTAATTGCCTGTTGAAAGACGGCGTCACTTACGCAGGGCTAGTTATAATTACGTCTAAGTCTTTTAAAAACTTTTTGCGCTATTTTTGTTGCCTATAAGTTGCAAAAACTTATTTGAAAACGTTCCTACttaggtggcgccaccaccatagttccgacgacggccgctttTCAAGTGACCGCTGATAATCCGACAGGCAAAGGAAATCCAGGAGGCTAGGTCTGTGGAATCGTTCGCTGTAAGGACACGGCAAGGCGCGACTTGCTGGCGTGCACTCATGCGGTTGGTGTGGCCGTGTTTACCGTGCTCTAAAAGTGTCGCTCGTTCTTCAATATACGAAAATTTGGCCAGTGCCTAGGTTCACACCTGCAGCATGGGGAACTGGCAGCTCGAAGTGTGGAAGATGGCCGTATACATGACATTTCCCGTCGCTCTTTTCTACGTGTTCAACCAGCCGCAGTTCTTCGAAGAGTGGGTGGTGAAGAAAAAGCGCGAGTGCTTtcctcctgcagaccctgcagcGGACCAGCAACTAAAAGATTTCATGGAATCATTCAAGGCGAAGAAGCGAGAAGAGCTGCTGAAAGAACTGGCCGCCGTTTCTGATAGTAAGACCTAGAGTGATCATTAGCGCCTGTGACTAGCCGGTTAGTCATGTGCAGCAACATCTTTCATGTCGGGGCATATTCACAGTGTTTCGACGAAAGCCCTGATTCTGTCATGAAGTCATCCAGCCAAATATGTGGCAGTGGCTGCACGTCGACGGGGATTGCACTACGCTGCCGTTGGCTTCACTTGCATGCTTAAAGCCTGTAGTATTCGATTGCTAGGACCGACAAATATAGTCCAAATACTTATCACGGAGCATTGACCTTCATTTGTTGTTACGTAAGTTCAAGCTTTTCGCGCCCTTTTTGAGAGTGTTCTGCAAATGAACATCAATTTCTGATCGCactgaacataaaaaaaacaattgaaaTGTACCTCAAGTAGCTTAACAAGACTGAAGATCAGAGGTTGATGGAGGTATCAAGCAATGATATACTGTTAAACAGAGAATATTGCTAGGGCCAACTTTTTGACAGGTGGAATGGCCTTCATTAAGGCCGCGACATTGACAAATGCATCCAACGACATTCATTGTTAAAAAATTTCTTGCCACCCCATATTCTAATCTTTGATTGCATTTGTAAGCTACTGCACTGGCTGTGCAGCAGTTGATTGCAGCATTGTACTGCAATGGTGTAAATGGTCGCATACATAAGCATACAAATTCTTTTTCCACCAATTTTGACCCGAAAACACATATATGTTTGTGTTCCTCCAAAAATAGATACAAAACGAAAAGTGGTAGACTAGGCACATTCACACAGCGTGCTTGTGTGCAATATCTGTCACATGGTCATTCGTGAAcgtggccctgcaacactttctcaAATAGCCATGAAATGAATTTAGTAAAgaagcttcatcatcatcatcagcctgactacctcCACGGCAGGActaaggcctctcccgtgttctgccagtcaacgcggtcttgtgcttgctgctgccaatttatacctgcaaacttcttaatctcatctgcccacctaacttgtttccccctaacccgcttgccttctctggaaatctagtcagttacccttaatgacctgcggttatcctgtctacgtgctgcatgcccggcccatgtccatttcctcttcttaatttttcctaatccactctgctctcttcttgtctcttaaggttagaattaccatttttctttccattgcttgctgtgtcgtcctcaatttaagctgaaccgtctttgtaagtctccaggtttccccAATAAGCTCCAGGtaaaagagcttattgtctcAAATTCACtggtgcaaaaatttttagaatctgtcTGGTACAAGCGGAGTCACTAatatttgttgattgattgattaacttgtggggtttaacgtccaaaaaccaccatatgattatgagagacgccgtagtggagggctccaggaactTTGActaactggggttctttaacgtgcacccaaatttgagcacatgggcctacaacatttccgcctccatagaaaatgcagccgccacagccgggatttgatcccacgacctgcgggtcagcagccgagtaccttaggaaCTAGACCTCCGTGGCGGGGcttacaaagatttgttgcacactgcaattgcattctttttTGTGCCGACAAAAGCACTGGAACCTGCATAGGAAGAGATGCGACCTTgagcacttatatatatatatatttttttccttcaagtacgtggcttttcagtgtgatcaggCACGCGTGGGCAGATGTGGCCTGCCACGGTAGGCCCTGTAACAACTGAGcatgccatgctcaaatcagccaatggctgatacagtGGCTGTGGTGAGTAATCTTCGAGCTTGTTCCGCCATTTGTTGAGTGAAGGGAAAGCAGTATTTTGCTGACTTTGAGAATTCGTTGTGAATTCCAAGCCAAATGCTGCGCTGTAATAATCGGCTCGCATGTTCACGGGTACCCCGATTACTGATCAGTGgctttttctgaccatgctcaaaaagttttgcagggccccttaaagcATTCCTTTTGCACGAGTAAAACAGTCTCAAATATTCAAAGTGCTCTTTTTCCTATTTGGACCAGCTTGAGCAAGAGTGACGGAGTCCATAACTGTTGCGTGACATGTTGCTTTTCCTCCTGCAGCTAGCAAGCAATGGCAAATGTCTTTTCACTAGGTTGGTCTAGTAAATATTACTCCAATTAGTAAATTTTGTTTGCATAGGCATTGGTTGGTTGGTCAAACATTATTGGTATTTCCGAGAAACAAATTGCAGTAAGGTAAAGGGGTGGGCAAGTTATAATTGATGCATGTTGTAAAACAATCGGCGCTTGATTTATTGGGTTAGCATGAGCAATGCAGTGTTCCTGTTTCAAGGCCTGGGTATTTTTTGCTCGGCAATGTCTTAGAGCATGGGGTTGTGGTCAATTAAAGAAGTATAGGAACTGCCAGATGCACagcaaaagtaaaaaaacagtAGAGAGAGGAGTCATTTTATTCTTAAAGCTGGATTATTAGCAAAACTGTTTAGTGCATGAAAGAAAGGAGACACAAAATTTTTAGCCTTAGCTGATTGTGCACACTGTAACTGAAATTTGAAATGTCAGTCCGTAAAGTCGCTTGCCAAACGCGCTTGGTGTGTAAAGCCAGATTTTAATTGGTGTTTGCTGTCCGTGTGTCCCCTTTTTCACGTTTAGTGTACTAGTGAGGTTTGCCCAATTTCCTTCACACAATGAACAGACAAATCCTCTAGCCATATGCAGCTTAGCCGTAAAAATACTGCTTACTAGGTGCACGAGGAAAGTGAACATGTCACGCAACAGTTGGACTTCGTAATTCTTGCTAAAACTAGTCCAAGTAGGGAAGAACACTTTGAATATTTGAGAGGGTTTTACTTGTGAGTGCTCGAGTGACCTAACTAGAGTCATTATTAACTACACAGAAAGACATAAACCTAGTGAATGCGTGCTTGTAAAGTGATAGTATCTTCTCTGTGCTTCTCTTGCAAGTGGAGCAGGCATTGTGTGTGCCAATTTTTGAAGGCCTATCTGCCACTTGACCTAACTTTCACGAAACAACACTCAACACCGTTGTAGTCCAAACCTTTATTAACAACAAttgtacacacacatacatacttgCCTTCAGTTACTACTAGTGCACAGAAAACTATCGTAAAGTGATGTGCTTGTAAAGTGAACATATATTACAAATGGGAAGAAAGGGTGGTCATCTCATTTATCTGAATTTTCTCAACGACCGGCATTACCACCTCCCTGGCCTTCTGGATTTGAAGCACCTGAGATGAGCAGGAAGATGAGGAGTGGCATGATGTACATCCActggaacaaacaaaaaaatagttataaagcacattaacatacatGCTTCAAAAGAAGCAGGAAATCACTAGTGCAGCAACCTGCAACCAACAACTGAGGTACCACATTCTCAGTGTACAGTTTCCTTACAGCAAAGCTGCCTAGAGGAGCTGTACAGCTGCATATCTGTGCATGATGGCATGGCCATCGTTGAGTGCTGCCATGCAACGCATCCAGTGTGAGAATGCCAAATTTGCTTTGAAACGTAATTATCGGGAATTGTAAAGTAATTGCATATATTGCATTATGTATTCAAAGTAGAAGTCCGTGCTGTTCGATTCTCCTGTCTTGTTACTCGAGGTCCACAATGGCAGTCGGCTTGCTGTGTCTGCCAGTGTTCACAATTAATACAGGAGACTTCCAAATTTAGACCTTTCCTCCATATTTTAGACATGACCATATACCTCCGAACATGGTTAATAAAACAGACCCTAGAAGAAAAGCTTGGCCAGAAAAAGTTATAACCACCACTGCGCTATCTTGGAATGTTGTCATTGCTGGTATCGCAATACTCTAGAAAAACGAATTCTCGCAGTATAAATCATAAAGAGCGTGTTCACATAAACCAAATGAACGGAAACTGTGTGATGTTTATATGAACTAGGTTTAGGGGACATGCGATTGTCATTTGTGCGATTTGCTGTGCATGGAAAGGAGCGTTAATGGTTTTACTTGTAAGGTGACGGCACCATCCTCGAACCATATTAGTATGCGAGGGCGAGTGTGGCCGTGCGTCCGAATGCGCTGGCTTGCTCGCGTGTAGTGTGGATTATAGTTTCTCATTGTCCATGTATTTGTTGCCGTGAGCCAACAACTTGACTTTATGTGACAGTTTCTAACTGCGATGGAACAGAGAGCCACGAAACAGATAAAAATGCCAGGGGCAGCATGCATGGCGAGTGAAAGTGAGACCATCCGAAAGCTCAATATCATTCCATCACGGCGGCACCAGTGCGGTTATAGGCTTTAATGCATGGggcctaattgattgattt
The nucleotide sequence above comes from Rhipicephalus microplus isolate Deutch F79 chromosome 2, USDA_Rmic, whole genome shotgun sequence. Encoded proteins:
- the LOC142775059 gene encoding protein PET100 homolog, mitochondrial gives rise to the protein MGNWQLEVWKMAVYMTFPVALFYVFNQPQFFEEWVVKKKRECFPPADPAADQQLKDFMESFKAKKREELLKELAAVSDSKT